The Deltaproteobacteria bacterium genome contains the following window.
GAAGCTCCGTGTGAATGCCTAAATTCTTTTTATTATAGAGATGAGCCATAATGGCATTGGGGATACTCCCATATCCTACCTGCAGCGTGTCAGCGTCCTGAATAAGACGCGAAACATAAATTCCTATCCGCTGCAACGATAGTGTCTTCTCTTCAGAAAATGATCTCTGGATTTCAAGGAGTGGCGCGTCATGGGGTATAATGAAATTCACATCTTTAATATGTATAAAGCCGTCCCCATGAGTTCGAGGCATATAAGAGTTGACCTGGGCGATAACCAGAGAGGCTTTTTCCGTTGCTGTCTTGACCATGTCGACACTGACGCCGAGGCTCAGAAATCCATGCTCATCGGGAAAACTGGTCTGAATGAGCGCTATGTCTATGGGCACAATACCGCTGTTGATCAATGCCGGAATGTCTGAAAGAGATATAGGGGTGTAGTCTGCCGCTCCCTTATTGACGTTTTCTCTTGTATTATTGCCGATGAAAAAGGAATTATGGCGAAAATTGCTCTTGAACTTTTCATGAGTGTAGGGAGCTATGCCAAGAGAGTAGATTTGTATGATCTCCGCATCAAAAAAAGCCTTGGGGTTGGATTCCACATATTTTGTCATGGCGCTTATGAGATACTGCGGTTCACCGCAACCTGATGTGACGAATATATGTTGACCGCGACGAATATGTTTGAATATCTCGTTCTCACTGGCAAACTTTTCCGGATAAATCTTTTTCCATTCTTCAAGCGACGTCGCACTATTTGCAAAACTCATAAAGGTCCAACCTTTTTATGTAAAGAAGAGGTCTTTTCCGATAAAGGAATGTAATATTTTTAACGTCTCAAACTAATCGATAAGTTATATCTCTGTCAAGAAAAGAATGCCGGAAGAGTATAAAACCAAGAATTTTTCTCATGATTTATGTTCATCTCCGAAAAAGTTAATAGCATCTTCAGGATTAGCTGTCAGTTGAAAGCTTTCAGCTGAATCCTTTCTTGCAACTAAATGGGAGAAGAACCAAAAATACAGATACTTATAGCAGAACGCCGATAATATCTGCTGCTTTGTTAACAATAAGATCTGCCCCCGCATTTAACAGGTCGCTTGTTGTTGAATATCCTGATAAGACACCTACTGTGAATGTACCTGCATCTTTCCCCATTTTGATATCCATAGGATGATCACCGACCATGTATGTGAATTCCGGCGCCGCATCAAGTGATTGTAAGGCTGTCATGAGGTGATCAGGGTGGGGTTTGACGTTGTTGGTGAGTTCTCTTGTTATGACAGTATCGCAATATTCGAGGATATCAGGGAACACCCGCATGACTGCCGATTTACAGTTTCTGGTTACAACTCCCGCTTTAATGTTACATTTTTTCAGCTCGATGAGCATATCTCGTGTACCGTCTATGAGTTCCCCTTTGCTTGCCGCTTCGATTTCGATATGTGCAATCAAGTTACTCGCTTGCTGAAAAAAGAAAGTTTCTTTTCCAGGATGTTTACGGGAAATTAATGTCTTCCCTGCATTGATCATCTCGAGAACGAATAGATCACTGAGTCCGTCCAGGGGGATCTGGTAAGATTCGATGAGACTAATAACAGACTTTCTCATCTGGGGGAAATTGATATTCAGTTTTGCCAATGTACCGTCGAAGTCAAAAACGATGGCTCTTATCGATATTCCAACTTTCAAACTTTGTACGTTTCCTTTAGATATTTTTCAATACGATTTATGCCTTCCTCGATGTTTTCAAGTGAATTAGCGTATGAAAATCTCAAATACCCTTCACAGTTTTTACCAAAGTCAATACCCGGAGTTACACCAACCCTGGCCTTTTCGAGAATCTCAAAGGCCATTTTATATGAGTCATTGGAAAACGACTTAATATTTCCGAGGACGTAAAACGCACCGGTGGGCTCCACTTTGATACCTAGCCCTATTTCGCGAAGTCGTTTGATTAAAAACATTCTCCTTTCATTATAAATGTTTCTCATACGGATTACTTCACCGCCCGCTTCCCGCAGGGCAGTTACACCACCCCATTGAACGAATGAATTGGCAGATATGAAAAGGTTCTGCAACAACTTCTGCATTGGCCTGATAGTGTATTTTGGTGCGATTAAATATCCAAGCCGCCATCCTGTCATTGCGTATGTTTTTGAAAAGCCATTGAATACAAAGGCGTTGTCTGTAAACTCAAGAATACTGTGTGCCTTATCTTCGTAAACAAGACCGTGGTATATTTCATCGGAGATTACGGGTACGTCCAGAGATGCAATTTCTGCCATTCTTTCTGCACTGAGAAGGTTGCCTGTCGGATTGGAGGGTGAGTTGATCATAATACCTTTTGTACGCTTGGTTATTTTCTCCTTTATTGCCTCTGAAGTATATTGGAAACCTTCATCTTCATAAACGTTTACGCTAACAGGGATTCCTTCATAGAATCTTATAAAGTTGGGATAACAGGCATAATGGGGGTCTGAAATGATGACCTCGTCACCCCTTTCGAGTATTGCAGCGAAGAGAATCAACATAGCGGGAGAGGTACCGGAAGTAACCAAAACTTGATCCGGTGAAATAGTCACATTATATTGATCAAAGTAGTGTTCACAGATTGCCTCTCTCAGTTCGAGAAGTCCGAGACTGTTTGTATAATGGGTTTTCCCATCTCGCATCGCTCGGCAACACGCTTCCCTGATGCACTCCGGGGTATCAAAATCCGGCTCACCGACTTCAAGATGAATGATATCTTCTCCTCTCCTTTGCATCTCCTGGGCTTTTTCAAGGACGTCCATGACGATAAAAGGAGGAATTTCTGATGCTCTTTTCGTAATCATAGAATTATGGAAATAACCTCGCTTATATAAACATTTTTGAAGCTCAACCCACAGAGAGGAAAACTTCAGATATGCATCGTAAGTAACTGCATGATTGTGCCTTGTCAATAAAAAAAATTAATCCTCAGGCTATTTTTGATGACCTGTTAAGTATTCAGGCCCAAGGGTTCTTTTTATGATTCTTTTTTTATGCAAATCAGGAATTTCGAAATTAAGGACGATTTTCAGGAAGTTTACAATGATAGTGAAGGTAGCCCCCCAGAGGATCTCTTCTTTGCCCTGATTGTCACGGGTGATAAGGCAGGGGAATTCTCTTGGATTCTGTTTATTTGTATTTAACTGGTTGGAAGTCTCAATATGATAAAGCCCGTAGTTACTTTCATCGAAAAAATTCATCAGGGGAATTTCTACAATAGTGTCAACCTCTTGATTGGGATGGAAATGCCATTCCCTTTTTACAAAACCTACAAGGGGGAAGATCGTCCGCCTAAACAAATGGAGTGAGTAAGAGGGAAGGGGACCTAAAAAAAGAATCTCCCAAGGTCTCAGCCCAGTTTCTTCCCAAGCTTCCCTCAGGGCATTGGTCAGAAAAAGGGTAATTATCCTGGAGGTGTCGATTTCCCTCATCTGAACGTATTTCAGCGCGTCACCCTGCAAAGGTGAGATGAGTCTGCTCGTAATGAAAGGCCTTAGGAGGGGATCTAAAAAATTGTGTAACAAACCACCGGGGCAACTGAGGTCACCGGGTTGTGTTACTTTTGAGGAACGTTTAATGAGCTGGAAAAAGAATTCACCTTTATTATTATTTCCCGGCATTGATTCAATGCTTTTGAAATATAAAAGCAGAAAAACACCTGCAGCAAAATGAACATTCTCAGTTTTACGGGTCGTTTGAACAAAACGCATCTTTTCCGTATAATCAATGGAACACCTACCGAGACTTTTTACGACTAATGTGAGAAACTGATCCTTGTTCGACAGACATTCGGTATCTATGGCACTCATCCTGTTTTTTCCAACCGGGAAAATATTTGCTCAATTATCCTTTCATACCAGCATTCGAAAGGGAAAAAATCGATGAATCCGCAATGTCCTCCGTAGGTCTGAAGAGAAAGCCGCAGATAGCTGTTTTCCTTTAACCCATAAACGTCATGAATTGGCACTATCGGGTCATCTTCAGAGGCAATGATGGTAACAGGTATGGAAAGATCGTCAAACACATTGTCCCGTAAAGTATATTGATTAAAGTATTCCCTGTAATTGCGAAACTCCGGATAGTAAGGCATGATAGCCTCTGTAAGGTCCATACACGTTTTTATTTTCATGATATCAGAAAAATCATATTTTTCAGGGAAAAGCGACTGCTTTTTTATTAAAGATCTTTTCCATTTATTAAGAAAGTAATATCGATAGATGGGAAGAATTTCATCGATGGATAACGTGGCTTTATAGGGATCCAGGGCAGGACTGATGGCGATGATATGCTTAAGATTTGGGATTTTTGATACAGAGTGTTTGAGTGCTATGCGAAGCGCATAATTTCCACCGAGGGAAAAGCCAATGACGTAATATGGCTTGTCATTGGATAAACGAGAGATAGTGCGAACGGCATTAAATGTCTCGTCTATGAGAGCTCCATGAAAAAGACCTTCATTGAGATGATGAGAGTTACCATGGTCTCTCAGGTTAAGACGGAATATATCATAACCTTTATCGTAAAAATATTTTCCCGTGGACACGACGTATGTCGAATCAGAACTCCCTTCCCATCCATGAAGCAATGTGATGAGGCCTCTTCCATTTTTTAAAGGTTGTGTGGAGTAATATCCGAGAAGACGGACGCCATCTTCTGCATCAATTATCATTTCTCTTGCGAGGTCAACCATAGGATGTCTACCCCGGTATCGCATTTTTAAGCTGCCCAAAATCGTCTGCAAGTGAGGATTTTCGGCCCAGGGTTTGGGAATAAATTTATCCTGCATGTGCAATTGATCGATTATGCATGGAGATTCTGATTTTAATATAAAGTTTCAGACCCACTTTGAGACGCTTTTAGTGTGGATACACAAAAGCCTGGGTGAATACCAGGCTTTTAAAGAGTTTCAAATGGTGGCGGTGCGTGGAATCGAACCACGGACACTACGGATATGAGCCGTATGCTCTAACCGTCTGAGCTACACCGCCACGGCTTAATTAAAGTAAAAGATATTTAGAGATCATCCATTTTCGTTTAACGCAGAATCATTGT
Protein-coding sequences here:
- a CDS encoding HAD family hydrolase — protein: MKVGISIRAIVFDFDGTLAKLNINFPQMRKSVISLIESYQIPLDGLSDLFVLEMINAGKTLISRKHPGKETFFFQQASNLIAHIEIEAASKGELIDGTRDMLIELKKCNIKAGVVTRNCKSAVMRVFPDILEYCDTVITRELTNNVKPHPDHLMTALQSLDAAPEFTYMVGDHPMDIKMGKDAGTFTVGVLSGYSTTSDLLNAGADLIVNKAADIIGVLL
- a CDS encoding pyridoxal phosphate-dependent aminotransferase; translation: MITKRASEIPPFIVMDVLEKAQEMQRRGEDIIHLEVGEPDFDTPECIREACCRAMRDGKTHYTNSLGLLELREAICEHYFDQYNVTISPDQVLVTSGTSPAMLILFAAILERGDEVIISDPHYACYPNFIRFYEGIPVSVNVYEDEGFQYTSEAIKEKITKRTKGIMINSPSNPTGNLLSAERMAEIASLDVPVISDEIYHGLVYEDKAHSILEFTDNAFVFNGFSKTYAMTGWRLGYLIAPKYTIRPMQKLLQNLFISANSFVQWGGVTALREAGGEVIRMRNIYNERRMFLIKRLREIGLGIKVEPTGAFYVLGNIKSFSNDSYKMAFEILEKARVGVTPGIDFGKNCEGYLRFSYANSLENIEEGINRIEKYLKETYKV
- a CDS encoding alpha/beta fold hydrolase, encoding MVDLAREMIIDAEDGVRLLGYYSTQPLKNGRGLITLLHGWEGSSDSTYVVSTGKYFYDKGYDIFRLNLRDHGNSHHLNEGLFHGALIDETFNAVRTISRLSNDKPYYVIGFSLGGNYALRIALKHSVSKIPNLKHIIAISPALDPYKATLSIDEILPIYRYYFLNKWKRSLIKKQSLFPEKYDFSDIMKIKTCMDLTEAIMPYYPEFRNYREYFNQYTLRDNVFDDLSIPVTIIASEDDPIVPIHDVYGLKENSYLRLSLQTYGGHCGFIDFFPFECWYERIIEQIFSRLEKTG